Proteins encoded within one genomic window of Mesorhizobium sp. AR10:
- a CDS encoding Crp/Fnr family transcriptional regulator, producing MALSSVEVRVKQLDKMRLFRLFGQDILNELAKVAILRRIPKNKVLTHLGDVSSYIYYIIQGKIRLSAPLSDGREFIFSDLGPGDTFDLTRLFVTRRSNVNAASVVDSDLVQIEVAFMTRVFDKHPDLALKVIPYLCEATHDAQERVIHSAASALSTRLASTVLRLTERPHSMATVDRARSIHISQTDLAAMVPASRAKVNRCLREWERRHLTQYDHGSLTILNRAALESVALGEIAFDRSMVHIPRAQASPWHAPGRQ from the coding sequence ATGGCATTGAGTAGCGTTGAGGTTCGGGTCAAACAGCTCGATAAAATGCGCTTATTTCGGCTATTTGGGCAAGATATTCTTAATGAACTGGCGAAGGTGGCCATCCTACGAAGGATCCCTAAGAATAAAGTTCTTACTCACCTTGGTGACGTATCAAGTTATATTTACTACATAATTCAAGGAAAAATTCGGCTTAGTGCTCCACTTTCGGACGGTCGAGAATTCATCTTTTCCGATCTCGGTCCGGGTGACACTTTCGACCTGACTAGATTGTTCGTCACGCGACGCAGCAACGTGAACGCTGCTTCAGTTGTGGACAGCGACTTGGTGCAAATCGAAGTAGCTTTCATGACTAGGGTCTTCGACAAACACCCCGATCTCGCACTAAAGGTGATCCCGTATTTGTGCGAAGCAACGCATGACGCGCAAGAGCGAGTGATCCACAGTGCGGCCAGTGCCCTATCCACTCGATTGGCGAGCACGGTCTTGCGATTGACAGAGAGGCCGCACAGCATGGCTACCGTGGATAGAGCTCGGAGCATCCACATTTCGCAGACCGACCTCGCGGCAATGGTCCCGGCTTCTCGAGCGAAGGTGAATCGGTGCCTGAGAGAATGGGAACGGCGGCATCTGACCCAATACGACCACGGCTCGCTGACGATCCTCAATCGCGCCGCGTTAGAGTCTGTTGCTCTTGGCGAGATCGCCTTTGATCGTTCGATGGTGCATATCCCACGTGCTCAGGCATCTCCATGGCATGCTCCGGGGAGACAATAA